The region ATAATTTGTGCGACCGCAGCACCTCGCTTGATCCGCTTGACTTTCGCGCCTTGCATGATTCGATGCCCGACGCTTTGACGATCGGCGCGGAGCCGTCGAACTATTACCGCCATCGCCGCGAACAGGAAGACGGCGGCTATTTGCCGGCGCTCGTCCGCACGTGCCAAAAGGTGCTCGAGACGGTGCGCCATTATGAGACGATTGCCCCATTTTTGCATGAATTGGCCGGATATTATTGCGACTTGCAAGTGCATAAACATGTCGAAGCGAGCGAGCGGGTGCCGCGGCTGGAGAAATGGTTCGCGCAATACAAAGACGCCTTGCCGCCGATGGAATGGTATGAGTTTTCCGCCTGCTCCGGTTCGACGCTCGGCATTTTCTGCCTCGTCGCCTATGCGTTTGGCGAATCGCTGCCGCCGGAGATGGCGAGACAAGTGCGCGACGGCTATTTTCCATACATTCAAGGGCTGCACATTTTGCTCGACTATTTGATCGATCAGGAGGAAGACCGGGACGGCGGCGATTTGAACTTTTGCTTTTACTATCCGAATGAAACGGTGATGCTTGAGCGGCTTTGCCATTTCATCGAAGAGGCCGACCGTTATGTCGGGGCGCTGCCGCACGGCGAGTTTCACCGCCTCATTCACCGAGGGCTTCTTGGGTTGTATTTGTCGGATGCCAAGGTGAAAAAGCAGCGCGGTCTGCGCCGGCTGGCGCGCCGGCTCGTCCGCGCCGGCGGGGCGGCGTCGCAGTTTTTCTATTGGAACGGAAAAGCATACCGCTTTTGGCAGGAGCGGCAAAAACGGCTGTCCTTTTCATAAGGGCGGCCGTTTGCTTGTATCGGCAAAAGGGGCGGGATCCGAGATTTGGGCGCCCTTATCCGCCCGGGTTTCGAGCGCGAGCAAAAACGGTGGGTCGTTTTGCCGATTGATGAATTCGTATTTCAAGGCGTGGACGCGCCGCTGATCAAGGGAGCGGACGTAATCCAGGAGCGCGTCGCGTTCGCGCTTTCCTTCGGGATGGTCGTGGTAGACGACAAGGACGATGACGCCGCCCGGCTTCATGATGGAAAGCAGTTGATCAATCGCGGCGATCGTCGATTCCGGCTTGGTGACGATTTGCTTATTGCCGCCCGGCAAATAGCCGAGGTTGAACACCGCGCCGGCGATGCGCCTGTGTACATCTGCGGGAAGCGCCTCAAGCATTTCGCTATGGCTTCGCTCGAACAACGTCGCCCGCCCGCATAGCCCATGTTCCGCGAGGCGGGCGGAAGCGGCGGTGATGGCCTCAGGCTGAATGTCAAAGCCGAACACATGGCCGAAATCCCCGACGCGTTCGGCCAAATACACGGTGTCGTGTCCGTTGCCGACGGTCGCGTCGACGGCGATGTCGCCTTCGTTGACCGCTTGATCAAGCAAAAAGCGGGCAAACGGCAAAATGTTCATCAAAGCCATCGGTTGGCCCCTCCTTGCGATCGTTTCATCGTTTACGTTGGCGGGGATGGCGCTGCGGCCAAAGATGTGGGATGCCGTCGCTTTTTCCCTCCAGCCGCTCCATCCTCTACGCCGGCGTGACAGAAAACCTTGAGCTGACCGACATCGTCCTGATCGAGCTCGACGAAGATCCTCACGTCGGCATTGTAACAAAAACTTTATGGAAAATCGACCGCTGCCAATCATTGGCGTGATACGGCCGGCCTATGCGGCGCATAGTAAACATGAAGGAATATCACGAAACGAGGTGAGCGCATGGCGACAAGACAATCCGTTGAGGAATTTTTGCAGCGGTGTGAAGATGTGATCCGCTACGCGAAAGAGCAATATACGGAAGCGCAAAAGCAGGAGCATTACAACATCACCGAATACACGAACGCCCAGCAGATGCTCGAACAGACGGTCATCGATTTGGCGCACTTGGCGCGGAGCTGCAACGCCCAGCAGCGCGAGCAGCTGCATCGGATGCGGCTCCAGCTTGAGCAATTGCAAAACGACATGATTTTGCTTGACCGCTGAAACGAGGAGGAACACGACATGAAGCGACGCTTGAAACAAACGAATCCGGAGCAAAAAACACGCAACGGCCAAAACAATAACGATCTCGAGCTTGGCCAAGGCTTTGATCCGGTGAAGCTGGCGAAAAAGCAATACGAGGAAACGGGCGGCCAACCGATCCGCTCCAAGCAGCGGAACGGGTGACGACAAGCCAAAGGGGCGGATGCCGCTCCGTCTTTTTCTTCTTTTCCGCGCAGGAGCCCGCTTCAAAAGCCATTATTTCAGTGAGGGAGTTAGTTTTGAAAAAAAGCGGCGGACGCATCGGAACGCTCCGCCTTTTTGATTGCATTTTTTCCTGTTTTCCCCTACAATTGTTTCGGGAGTCAAAAGAAAAACACGAAAAGGATGATGACCGATGCCCCGCGCTCTTTGGTGGCTGCTTGTCGGCATGGCGCTCAATGTGACAGGGGCGTCGTTTCTATGGCCGCTAAACACGATCTATTTGCACGAACAGCTCGGCCAGCCGCTCGCGGTCGCGGGTGTCGTGCTCATGCTCAACTCTGGGGGAAGCGTCATCGGCAGCTTGGCCGGCGGCTTTTTGTTTGACCGGATCGGCGGGTTTCGCGTTTTGTTGGCCGGTGCGGTGTTGACGATGGCCGCGCTCGCCGGCTTAAGCGTTTGGCACGGATGGCCGCACTATGCCGTATGGCTGGCGCTTGTCGGCATCGGCAGCGGCGTCGTCTTTCCGGCGGCGTCGGCGTACGCCGGGGCGATTTGGCCGGACGGGGGGCGGCGGGCGTTCAACGCTCTTTATGTCGCGCAAAACATCGGCGTCGCCGTCGGTTCGGCGCTTGGCGGGCTTGTCGCTTCATATTCGTTCTCGCTCGTTTTTTTCGCCAATCTTTTGTTGTATGTTGCGTTTTTGTTCACGATTATTGCCGGGTTGCGGCGCGTTCCGATTTTGCCGCCGCCGAGAAAGAAACGACCCGGAGAAGCGGAAAGAGCGCCATCCCGCGCCGTGGGCTGGGCGCTCGCTCTCCTTTGCGCCGGCTATGGACTGTGCTGGTTGAGCTATGTCCAATGGTCGACGACGATCGCCGCCTATACGCGCGAGCTCGGGATACCGGTGGGGCAGTACAGCTTGCTTTGGACGATCAACGGCGCGTTGATCGTCTTGGCCCAGCCGGTGCTGGCGCGGGTGATCCGCCGCTTCATGCCGACGTTGAAGCGGCAAATCGTGATCGGTTTTCTTATTTTCGCCGTTTCGTTTGCCATGCTGTTGGGGGCGAATTCGTTTGCTGAGTTTGCCGCGTCCATGATTGTGCTCACGATCGCTGAGATGATCGTCTGGCCGGCGATTCCGGCCGCGGTGAACGAATGGGCGCCGCCGGGGAAGGCTGGGTTTTATCAAGGAATTGTCAACGGAACGGCCACGGCCGGACGGATGATTGGACCGGTCATCGGCGGTTGGATTGCTGACGCCTTAGGAATGAAGCTGCTCATCGGGCTGCTCGCCGCGTTTGCCCTGTTGGCGGTGGCTGCGGCGCTTTTGTACGACCGCTGGCTGCCGAAGCCGACGGAAAAGGCGGGAGAAAAAACAGCTGCGACCGTATAGGTTTCAACTTGCAATTGATCGACAAATTTTTTAAAATAATAATAAGTTTGCCATTGGAAACAACGAAGCGAAAAACGATGAAGAGGAGCAGTAGCGGGCTTGACGGACAGCAGAGAGTTGACGGATGGTGCGAGTCAACCGAAGTCACCCCGTGAACTCGCCTCGGAGTTGCCGGCGCGAACGATCCCCGACAGCGCCGGCCGTCGGTCCGCGTTAAGGAAGAAAGCGGGTGCGCCGTTTGGCGCGCCAAAAAGGGTGGTACCGCGGGAAGCGCGCCTCTCGTCCCTTTGCGTGGGGATGGGGGTTTTTTTGTACATATTTTCGTCCATGATGCAAGTAGAACTGGATAGGAGGAGTGCTGCGATGAGCTTCAACCACCGCGAAATTGAACAAAAATGGCAGGACTATTGGGAGAAAAACAAAACGTTCCGCACGCCCGATGATGACGACAAGCCGAAGTTTTACGTTCTCGACATGTTTCCGTATCCATCCGGCGCCGGATTGCACGTCGGCCATCCGGAAGGGTATACGGCGACCGACATTTTGGCGCGCATGAAGCGGATGCAAGGGTACAATGTCCTTCACCCGATGGGCTGGGACGCGTTCGGTCTGCCGGCCGAGCAATATGCGTTGGATACCGGCAACGACCCAGCCGAATTTACGCAAAAAAACATCGACAATTTCCGCCGGCAAATCAAGTCGCTCGGCTTCTCGTACGACTGGGACCGGGAGATCAACACGACCGATCCGAACTATTACAAATGGACGCAGTGGATTTTCTTGAAGCTGTATGAAAAAGGGCTCGCCTACATGGATGAAGTGCCGGTCAACTGGTGCCCGGCGCTCGGCACGGTGCTGGCGAACGAAGAGGTGATCAACGGCCGGAGCGAGCGCGGCGGGCATCCGGTCATCCGCAAGCCGATGCGGCAATGGATGCTGAAAATCACCGCCTACGCCGACCGTCTGCTTGAAGACTTGGAAGAGCTCGACTGGCCGGAAAGCATTAAGGAGATGCAGCGCAACTGGATCGGCCGTTCGGAAGGAGCGGAAATTGAGTTTGCCGTCGACGGCCATGACGAAACATTCACCGTGTTCACGACGCGTCCGGATACGCTGTTTGGCGCGACGTACACCGTCTTGGCGCCGGAGCATCCGCTTGTTGAGAAGATCACGACGCCGGAGCAAAAGCCAGCCGTTGACGCCTACTTAAAGGAAATTCAAAGCAAAAGCGACCTTGAGCGCACCGATTTGGCGAAAGAAAAAACGGGCGTGTTCACCGGCGCCTACGCCATCCACCCAGTCACGGGCGACCGGCTTCCGATTTGGATCGCCGACTACGTCTTGATGAGCTACGGCACCGGGGCGATCATGGCCGTGCCGGCGCACGATGAGCGCGACTACGAGTTTGCGAAAAAATTCAACTTGCCGATCAAAGAAGTCGTCGCCGGCGGCGACATCGAAAA is a window of Geobacillus kaustophilus DNA encoding:
- a CDS encoding YtzC family protein, yielding MATRQSVEEFLQRCEDVIRYAKEQYTEAQKQEHYNITEYTNAQQMLEQTVIDLAHLARSCNAQQREQLHRMRLQLEQLQNDMILLDR
- a CDS encoding MDR family MFS transporter — translated: MPRALWWLLVGMALNVTGASFLWPLNTIYLHEQLGQPLAVAGVVLMLNSGGSVIGSLAGGFLFDRIGGFRVLLAGAVLTMAALAGLSVWHGWPHYAVWLALVGIGSGVVFPAASAYAGAIWPDGGRRAFNALYVAQNIGVAVGSALGGLVASYSFSLVFFANLLLYVAFLFTIIAGLRRVPILPPPRKKRPGEAERAPSRAVGWALALLCAGYGLCWLSYVQWSTTIAAYTRELGIPVGQYSLLWTINGALIVLAQPVLARVIRRFMPTLKRQIVIGFLIFAVSFAMLLGANSFAEFAASMIVLTIAEMIVWPAIPAAVNEWAPPGKAGFYQGIVNGTATAGRMIGPVIGGWIADALGMKLLIGLLAAFALLAVAAALLYDRWLPKPTEKAGEKTAATV
- a CDS encoding class I SAM-dependent methyltransferase; translation: MALMNILPFARFLLDQAVNEGDIAVDATVGNGHDTVYLAERVGDFGHVFGFDIQPEAITAASARLAEHGLCGRATLFERSHSEMLEALPADVHRRIAGAVFNLGYLPGGNKQIVTKPESTIAAIDQLLSIMKPGGVIVLVVYHDHPEGKRERDALLDYVRSLDQRRVHALKYEFINRQNDPPFLLALETRADKGAQISDPAPFADTSKRPPL
- a CDS encoding tetraprenyl-beta-curcumene synthase family protein, which codes for MVFAPEVSRLNIPKNPIALMKMVYRDVLPLVHRELAYWRRQAERIPDPELRRQALASIASKTFHCEGGSILALLAGENMEDCIRFIVAYQTISDYLDNLCDRSTSLDPLDFRALHDSMPDALTIGAEPSNYYRHRREQEDGGYLPALVRTCQKVLETVRHYETIAPFLHELAGYYCDLQVHKHVEASERVPRLEKWFAQYKDALPPMEWYEFSACSGSTLGIFCLVAYAFGESLPPEMARQVRDGYFPYIQGLHILLDYLIDQEEDRDGGDLNFCFYYPNETVMLERLCHFIEEADRYVGALPHGEFHRLIHRGLLGLYLSDAKVKKQRGLRRLARRLVRAGGAASQFFYWNGKAYRFWQERQKRLSFS